In the Flavobacterium sp. 90 genome, ATTAACCCAAATGTTGTTTTAAGAGAAAACATTCCCTTTCCCGAAAATGCTTATTATCAACCCCGAAACAGATATCGAGCGGACAGTATTATCAAAATAATCAAAAATAATATTGGCAAAGACTCTGTCATTGTTGGATTATCTAATCGTGATATTAGCGTAACCAAAGGAAAAATCAAGGATTGGGGCGTTATGGGACTAGGTTATCATCCCGGAAAATCTTGTGTCGTTTCTGATTTTAGACTAAGTAAACAAAATAAAAGCCAGCAATTTTATAAAGTCGTTCTACATGAATTAGGTCATACAGAAGGATTACCTCATTGTCCTGTAAAAACTTGCTTAATGAGAGATGCAGAAGGAAAAAACCATATGGATGAAGAAACTGATTTTTGCTTAAAATGTAAAAACTTTTTAATTGGAAAAGGCTGGAAATTAAACAATCCTGTAACCTGATATTTCACCATAAAAACATATATAATTAACCCAAAACCAAACCAAAATGAAAACCAAAAGATTTAGCGAAATGACTACTGAAGAATTACTTAAAAGCGAAAAAACTTCAAAAATTACCACTTATACATTTGCAGGAATCTTATTTCTCTTATTTCTAGTCAATATATTTCTTTTTTCTAAAAAAGGATTTACTGCGTCTCTGGTTATTCCTTTTGCGTTGCTGCCAATACTTTTTTTAAACTTCAAGACTTTGAATGATATTAAAAAAGAATTGAAATCCAGAGAAAATTAAGAAACCGATAATTCCACTAAAGCGCATGAGGGATAGAAGTGGAAATCCTTTTTGTCCGCCACGGCGGACAAAAAGATTGAAACGGATAGCCCGACCCACTTTTTTCGGCGGGACATGCCCATAAAAAAAACCTTAGCTTTATTGAGAAACTAAGGTTTTTATTTTTTATTGTTTGTCTTGTTTGTCATTTCGACCGAAGGGAGAAATCACACGCGAAACTCGATATAGATTGGCGATTATGCGGATGGAATTTCTAGTGTGATTTCTCCCTTCGTTCGAAATGACAAATAAACGAAATGACAAAAAAATGCTACATCATATCAATATATCTATCGTGATATCCTAATAAATATAAAACTCCGTCAAGACCTAAACTTGAAATTGAGGTTGAGGCGTTTTCTTTTACTTTTGGTTTTGCGTGAAAAGCAATTCCTAATCCGGCTAGATTTAGCATTGGTAAATCATTTGCTCCATCTCCAACTGCAATAGTCTGGTTGATGTGAATTCCTTCTTTTTCGGCAATTGCTTTTAGATATTCGGCTTTCTTTTGACCGTCTACGATTTCGCCCAAATATTTACCGGTTAATTTACCGTCTTTAATTTCTAATTGATTGGCATGAACATAATCAATACCCAATTCTTTTTGCAGATAATCTCCAAAATAAGTGAATCCTCCAGATAAAATCGCCGTTTTATATCCGTAATATTTCAAGGCTTTCATCAAACGATGCGCTCCTTTTGTTATTGGTAAATTTACAGCAACATTTTGCAAAACATCTTCGCTCAAACCTTCCAATAACGCCATACGCTGTTTGAAACTTTCGTTGAAATCTATTTCGCCATTCATCGCAGATTCTGTAATGGCACGAACTTGTTCTCCTACTCCATTTAGTTCTGCCAATTCATCAATTACCTCGGTTTGAATTAAAGTTGAATCCATATCAAAGCAAACTAAACGTCTGTTTCTTCTGTAGATATTGTCTTCCTGAAACGAAATATCGACATTTAAAGTTCTGGAAATTTCCATGAAACTTGCCGTCATAGCAATTTTATCTACAATATCTCCGGTTAGTGATAATTGTATACAAGAACGTGGATAATCTTCTTTTTCAACTACAGATGTTCTGCCTGTTAATCTTATGATAGAAACAATATTCAAATTTTGGTCGGATAATAACTTTGCGACTGCGGCTAATTGCGAAGCGGCAAGTTTCTCTCCTAAAATATTAATAATATAACGTTGCTTAGATTGTGTTTTTACCCAATTTTCGTAATCTTCAATTGAAATTGGAATAAATTTTACCTTTACTTCTAATTCATAAGCTTTAAACAACAAATCTTTTAAAACTGGTCCTGAACTAGAGCCTGCTTCTACTTCGAATAAAATACCCAAAGATAATGTATCATGAATATCGGCCTGACCAATATCTAAAATATTAGCATCATAAGCAGCCAATACTGCTGTCAAACCAGCTGTTACTCCTGGTTTATCATGTCCTGAAACTTTTAATAGAATAATTTCTTTCTCTTCTGCCATTTTATCTTTGTTGATTTTTTAAGAAGCGACAAAAATCGGCAATCTATTTTTTATAAAAAAGGATATTGTTTGTTTTTTTTGTAAAGAAAAAGCACATATGAATGTGCTTTTTGAATTAATTTAACAATAATACTTTACTATTGAAATAACGTAACAAGTGGGATTGTTTTATCACCACGAATTCACGAATTATATTCGCTTAATGAGAAAAATTCGTGAATTCGTGGCGATGAAAAATTATTTTTGGTTTTCATCGAAATTCACCATCCAGCTTATACCAAATTTATCTTTGAACATTCCGAAATAAGCGCCCCAAAATGTTTTCCCAAGAGGCATATAAATAGTTCCTCCTGCCGAAAGTCCGTTGAAGATTCTGTCTGCTTCTGCTTCACTTTCTACATTGATTGATACTGAAAAGTTTCCACCAAAAACTACATCACCTGATTGTTCGTTACTATCGCTTCCCATTAAAATGGTGTCACCAATTGGCAATGAAACGTGCATAATTCTGTTAGCATCTTTATCTGATACTTCCGGACAGCTTCCGTTTTCGTCTGCAGGCATGTCTTTAAATTTTCCGATATACGGAAATTCTCCTCCAAAAACTGATTTGTAAAATAGAAATGCTTCTTCGCAATTTCCGTTAAAAATTAAATAAGGGTTTACTGATGTTGCCATGATATTTTGTTTTTTTTGTTTGTTATAGTTATTCTATTCTCTTAAGTCTATCCTCTTTCTTCTATTCTCTATTCTCCTGCTTCTGATAGCTCTTTTACAACTTCTAATCCTTTTGGGAAAACTTCTTTATAATAATCGATATACTTTTCGACTGTATCAATTTGAGCGACTAAATCTATAAATTCATCATCCGGAATTAATCGATAGGTTTCCATTGCGCCACTCCACTTTTTTGTTTCTTCGTTAATTGGTAATTCTTCAAAGTCTTTTATTTCACCCAAATGTTTAAAAGCCATATACTCATTTAGAACTTTCGTCTCGATAATACTATACATTCCTTCTCCGCTGGGAGACATGAAATGCACTTTATCACCTTGATTCCAATCGGTTATAGTGTATGAACCTTCACAAAAAACTCCTGTCCATTTTTTATAGGTTTCGTCATCCCATAAAACTGACCAGATTTTTTCTGCCGACGCCTTGATTCTGATTTTAAATTCTAATGTTTCCATATTATGATAATTTACTAAAATCCATAAAAAGTACATTCCAACGATGACCGTCTAAATCTGCAAAACCAAAACCATACATCCAACCTTGACTTTCTGCAGGAGGAGCAAAAACGGTTCCGCCAGCTTCTGCAACTTTTTTTGCCAATTCATCAACTTCTGCAACACTTTCTGCATCAATCGAAATCAAAACTTCTGAACTCAATTTTGTATCGGTAAGTTTGTTTTGAGAAAAACTGGCGAATAATGATTCTTCAAAAAGCATTACTACAAATTTTCCTTCACCCACGATCATGCAAGTCGAACTTGGCGTATCGTGTTCTTCATTAAAAGAGAATCCTATTTTCGAGAAAAAGGCTTTAGATTTTGCCACCTCTTTTACAGGCAAATTCAGCCAAATTTGTTTTGTCATAGTTTTATGTTTAGGTTAAACCATATAAGTGATGTAAGATAATTTAAGTGATACTTGCTAAGTTTATGTTCTCGCAAAGTCGCAGAGTCACAAAGTTTTTTTTCCTCGGTCCCTTTGAACCTTTGTCCCTTTTTTAAGCCTTTGAACCTTAGAAAAAAACTAATTTTGCTCTACATAACTTTTAAAATTATCCATGATTGCCTGCCAGCCTCCGCGTTGCATCTCCTCTGGATTTTGGGTTTCTGGATCAAAACTTTCGACTACTTCAATTCCACTTGGAGTTTCTTCGAAACTAATTTCTACTTTTCT is a window encoding:
- a CDS encoding Zn-dependent protease: MRHYFLILIIAFISCTNTKEQNQKIIVIQPLGNFNIEQSKSVFNKIKTINPNVVLRENIPFPENAYYQPRNRYRADSIIKIIKNNIGKDSVIVGLSNRDISVTKGKIKDWGVMGLGYHPGKSCVVSDFRLSKQNKSQQFYKVVLHELGHTEGLPHCPVKTCLMRDAEGKNHMDEETDFCLKCKNFLIGKGWKLNNPVT
- a CDS encoding redox-active disulfide protein 2 gives rise to the protein MKTKRFSEMTTEELLKSEKTSKITTYTFAGILFLLFLVNIFLFSKKGFTASLVIPFALLPILFLNFKTLNDIKKELKSREN
- the serB gene encoding phosphoserine phosphatase SerB, whose amino-acid sequence is MAEEKEIILLKVSGHDKPGVTAGLTAVLAAYDANILDIGQADIHDTLSLGILFEVEAGSSSGPVLKDLLFKAYELEVKVKFIPISIEDYENWVKTQSKQRYIINILGEKLAASQLAAVAKLLSDQNLNIVSIIRLTGRTSVVEKEDYPRSCIQLSLTGDIVDKIAMTASFMEISRTLNVDISFQEDNIYRRNRRLVCFDMDSTLIQTEVIDELAELNGVGEQVRAITESAMNGEIDFNESFKQRMALLEGLSEDVLQNVAVNLPITKGAHRLMKALKYYGYKTAILSGGFTYFGDYLQKELGIDYVHANQLEIKDGKLTGKYLGEIVDGQKKAEYLKAIAEKEGIHINQTIAVGDGANDLPMLNLAGLGIAFHAKPKVKENASTSISSLGLDGVLYLLGYHDRYIDMM
- a CDS encoding VOC family protein; the encoded protein is MATSVNPYLIFNGNCEEAFLFYKSVFGGEFPYIGKFKDMPADENGSCPEVSDKDANRIMHVSLPIGDTILMGSDSNEQSGDVVFGGNFSVSINVESEAEADRIFNGLSAGGTIYMPLGKTFWGAYFGMFKDKFGISWMVNFDENQK
- a CDS encoding SRPBCC domain-containing protein; amino-acid sequence: METLEFKIRIKASAEKIWSVLWDDETYKKWTGVFCEGSYTITDWNQGDKVHFMSPSGEGMYSIIETKVLNEYMAFKHLGEIKDFEELPINEETKKWSGAMETYRLIPDDEFIDLVAQIDTVEKYIDYYKEVFPKGLEVVKELSEAGE
- a CDS encoding VOC family protein encodes the protein MTKQIWLNLPVKEVAKSKAFFSKIGFSFNEEHDTPSSTCMIVGEGKFVVMLFEESLFASFSQNKLTDTKLSSEVLISIDAESVAEVDELAKKVAEAGGTVFAPPAESQGWMYGFGFADLDGHRWNVLFMDFSKLS